From Enterococcus mundtii, the proteins below share one genomic window:
- a CDS encoding ArpU family phage packaging/lysis transcriptional regulator — protein sequence MVLFDVKKYETPEAKDVDMDRTKHNVGVFLSAYLSARCRVGQPREPKVTASYSLVPPSTANNTFEAERMMIEKEEAQQEFEYLHKLFIRGYSAIQHPHKPDVTERRKKIFYDRYINGMSIYVTAQRNNTSEESVKAESNKIIIQFASSLELVAFK from the coding sequence ATGGTACTTTTCGATGTAAAGAAGTATGAGACACCAGAGGCAAAAGATGTGGATATGGATCGCACAAAACATAATGTTGGTGTTTTCCTTTCAGCATATCTGTCAGCTAGATGTAGGGTAGGTCAACCTCGTGAGCCTAAAGTAACAGCATCTTACTCCTTGGTTCCACCTTCTACTGCAAATAATACATTTGAAGCAGAACGAATGATGATTGAGAAAGAGGAAGCACAACAAGAATTTGAGTACTTGCACAAATTATTTATTCGTGGCTATTCAGCAATTCAGCATCCGCATAAACCTGATGTAACAGAAAGACGGAAAAAGATATTCTATGATCGTTATATCAACGGTATGTCGATTTATGTAACTGCTCAAAGAAATAATACGAGCGAGGAATCTGTAAAAGCAGAATCGAACAAAATCATCATTCAATTTGCTTCTTCCTTAGAACTGGTTGCTTTTAAGTAG